The genome window GCCCTGCTCGTGGTGGACTCGGTGCAGACCGTCTCCTCCTCGGAGGTGGAGGGGCGTCCCGGCGGCGTGTCGCAGGTCATGGCGGTGGCGGGGGCCCTGACCCGCCTGGCCAAGGAGCGGGGGCTGCCGGTCTGCCTGGTCGGCCAGGTCACCAAGGAGACGACGGTGGCCGGCCCCCGGTCGCTCGAGCACCTCGTCGACACGACCCTCACGCTCGAGGGAGACCGCCACACGGCGCTGCGCCTGCTGCGCGCCGTGAAGAACCGCTACGGGCCCGCGGACGAGGTGGCCTGCTTCGAGCAGACCGACACCGGCCTGCGCGAGGTCCCCGACCCCAGCGCGCTGTTCCGCGGCACCCGTGACGCCCCCGTCCCGGGGACCTGCACGACCATCACGGTGGAGGGGCGCCGGGCGCTGCTGGCCGAGGTGCAGGCGCTGGTCGCCCCCACGCAGGCGCCGGTGCCCCGGCGCGCCGTCTCCGGGCTCGACAGCGCGCGCACGGCGATGCTCACCGCCGTCACCGAGCGGCACGCGAAGGTGGCGGTGCACGCCAAGGAGCTCTACGTCTCCTCCGCGGGCGGCATGCGGCTGTCCGACCCCGGCGCCGACCTCGCCGTGTGCCTGGCCATCGCCTCGGCCGCGCGGGACCGGGCCCTGCCGGCCGACGTCGCCGCCCTGGGCGAGGTGGCGCTGTCCGGGGACGTGCGCGCCGTGCCGATGCTGCAGGCGCGGGCCGCGGAGGCGGTGCGGCTGGGCCACACCCGCCTGCTGGTGCCCCCGGGCGCCGTGGAGCTGGTGGACGAGCGGACCCGCCGCGCCGCCCGCCTGGAGGTGGTGGGCTCGCTCGGCGAGGCCGTCGCTGCCGTGCTGCCCGACGGGGCGCGGTCCTGACCGGACCGCCCCCGGCCGCGGGCGCTCGACCGGGTCGCGACCGACCGCGACCGGGCCACCGGACGGCCCCCGGGCGGGCCTCCCCCTAGACTCCCCGCGTGGACGAGCGCGAGGAGGAAGCCCTCCTGCGGGCCACGCTGGCCGTCGTCGCCCCGGGCACGGCCCTGCGGGACGGCCTGGAGCGCATCCTGCGCGGGCGGACCGGCGCGCTCGTGGTCCTCGGCCACGACGCGACCGTCGAGCAGCTGTGCACGGGTGGCTTCAACCTCGACGTCGACTTCTCCGCCACCCGCCTGCGCGAGCTGGCGAAGATGGACGGAGCCATCGTCTGCGACCGCGCGGTGACCCGCATCGTGCGCGCGGCGGTGCAGCTGGTGCCCGACCCGTCCATCGAGACCAGCGAGTCCGGCACCCGCCACCGCACCGCCGAGCGGACCGCCAAGCAGACGGGTCTGCCCGTGGTCTCCGTGAGCGCCTCCATGAACATCGTGGCGCTCTACGTGGGCTCGCGCCGGCACGTGGTGGAGGGGTCGGACTCGATCCTGGCGCGCGCCAACCAGGCACTGGCCACGCTGGAGCGCTACCGCTCCCGCCTCGACGAGGTGACCGGCACGCTGTCGGCCCTGGAGATCGAGGACCTCGTCACGCTGCGCGACGTCGCCAGCGTGCTGCAGCGCCTGGAGATGGTCCGGCGGATCTCCGCGGAGATCTCCGGCTACGTGGTCGAGCTCGGCGCTGACGGCCGCCTGCTGTCGCTGCAGCTCGACGAGCTGGTCAGCGGCATCGGCGGGGACCGCGAGCTGGTGGTGCGGGACTACCTCACCGGACCGGCCGGCAGCGAGACCGCCGTCCGCACCGGCCGCTCCGTGCAGGGCGTCCTGGAGGACCTCTCGGCCCTGACCGACTCGCGCCTGGTGGACCTCGAGGCGCTCTCGCGCGTGCTGGGGCTCCTCGGCGACGGCGACACCCTCGACTCGCCCGCCTCCCCGCGCGGCTACCGGCTGCTGTCGAAGGTGCCGCGGCTGCCCGCCGTCGTCGTCGAGAGGCTCGTCACGCACTACGACGGCCTGCAGAAGCTGCTGGCCGCCAGCACGGACGACCTCATGGGCGTCGGCGGGGTCGGTGAGCACCGGGCCCGCGCGGTGCGGGAGGGCCTGTCGCGCCTGGCCGAGTCGAGCATCCTCGAGCGCTACGTCTAGAGCGGGTGCTCCCGGCCTCGGCGGGAGATGATCGGGGCGTGACTGCTGACGGTCCTGCTGGCGGCGTCCTCGAGGGCGTCCCCGAGCTCGTGCTCGGGCCGATGCTGCGCCACGTCGACGCAACGAGCGCCACCCTCTGGTTCGAGACCAGCGGCCCCTGCACCGTGTGCGTGGAGGTGGGGGGCGGGGTGCTGGACGCCCCGGTGACCGCCTCGGGCAGCACCTGGGGCGTCCACGGCCACCACTACGCGATCCTCGTGGTGCGGGGCCTCCCGGAGGCCTCCGAGCTGCCCTACCGCGTCCACCTCGCCGAGCCCGCGGGGCCGGACGCGGCCCACCCGCCCGCCTCGCGACGGGTCTGGCCGCCGGCCAGCCCGGACTCGGAGCTGGCGGCCTTCCCGCCGAGCACCGTCCGCACGGCGCACGCCGACGGGAAGCTGCGCCTGGCCTTCGGCTCGTGCCGGCGCTCGGAGCCGCTCGACGCCGCGGGGGTGGCCGCCGTGGGGCCCGACGCCCTCGTGGAGCTGGCGCACCGCATGGCGTTCCCCCCGGCGCAGGGCCCGGCGCTGGAGCGGCCCGACGTGCTGCTCATGCTGGGCGACCAGCTCTACGCCGACGAGCCGTCGGCGCCGATCCGCGAGCGGCTGCGGCAGGCGCGGCGCGACCCGGACGTCGCCGGGCAGGAGGAGGTGGCGGAGGAGATCTGCACCTTCGAGGAGTACACGTGGCTGTACACCGAGAGCTGGAGCGTCGCGCCGGTGCGCTGGCTGCTGTCCACGGTGCCCACGTGCATGCTCCTGGACGACCACGACCTGCGCGACGACTGGAACACCTCCCAGGCGTGGCGCGAGGAGGTGCGCCGGCAGCCCTGGTTCGACGACCGGGTGCGGGGGGCTCTGGGCAGCTACTGGGTCTACCAGCACCTGGGCAACCTCAGTCCCGCCGAGCTGGACCGCGAGGAGCTGCTCGCGGCCATCACCGCCGCTGACGACGACGACGCGCGCAGCACCCTCCTGGACGACTACGCCGAGCGCGCCGACTCCGACCCGGACACGGCGCGCTGGAGCTACGTGCGCGACTTCGGCCGCACCTCGGCGGACGGCAGCGACGCGCACGGCGGGGTGCGCCTCGTGGCCGTGGACTGCCGCTGCTCGCGCCGGCTCGACCCCGGCGACCGCGCGATCCTCGACGACGCCGAGTGGGAGTGGGTCCAGCGGCAGGCGCAGCCCGGCGCCCCCGTCGACCACCTGCTGCTGGCGAGCACGCTGCCGGCGCTCATGGTGCCGGCGTTCTCCGACGTCGAGGCCTGGAACGAGGCCCTCGTGGCCGGGCGGTGGGGCCGCTGGCTGCAGCGGCCCGGTGAGGCCCTGCGGCAGGCGGTGGACCTGGAGCACTGGCCGGCGTTCGGCAGCTCCCTGCACGATCTCCTGCGGCTGCTGGCGCGCGTGGCGGGCGGCCCGCGCCCGCCCGCCACGGTGCTGCTGCTGTCCGGTGACGTGCACTGCAGCTACACGGCCCGCGCGCAGCTGGACGGGGTGGTCGGGAGCCCGACGGCCGTCCACCAGCTGGTGATGTCCCCGTTCCGCAACCCCCTCAAGCCCGCGCTGCGGGTGGCCAACCGCCTGGCGGGCCAGGCTCCCGTGCGCGCGCTCGCCGCGCTGCTGGCGCGCGTCGCCCGTGTGGAGCGGCCCCCGGCCACGTGGGAGGTGGAGGAGGGGCCGTGGTTCGACAACGGGGTCATG of Quadrisphaera sp. RL12-1S contains these proteins:
- the radA gene encoding DNA repair protein RadA; translation: MSTRTTRAPRAEHRCAECGWTTPRWVGRCGQCQAWGSLTEAAPLLASAPRGAGAPAPAAPARAARRASEVVATGRLQRLPTGLAEVDRVVGGGLVPGQVLLLAGEPGAGKSTLLLAVADAVAAAAGPGAVVLYVSAEESVEQIAVRARRTGARSEQLLLADDTDLGAVLGHVEQLSASSERLALLVVDSVQTVSSSEVEGRPGGVSQVMAVAGALTRLAKERGLPVCLVGQVTKETTVAGPRSLEHLVDTTLTLEGDRHTALRLLRAVKNRYGPADEVACFEQTDTGLREVPDPSALFRGTRDAPVPGTCTTITVEGRRALLAEVQALVAPTQAPVPRRAVSGLDSARTAMLTAVTERHAKVAVHAKELYVSSAGGMRLSDPGADLAVCLAIASAARDRALPADVAALGEVALSGDVRAVPMLQARAAEAVRLGHTRLLVPPGAVELVDERTRRAARLEVVGSLGEAVAAVLPDGARS
- the disA gene encoding DNA integrity scanning diadenylate cyclase DisA, whose translation is MDEREEEALLRATLAVVAPGTALRDGLERILRGRTGALVVLGHDATVEQLCTGGFNLDVDFSATRLRELAKMDGAIVCDRAVTRIVRAAVQLVPDPSIETSESGTRHRTAERTAKQTGLPVVSVSASMNIVALYVGSRRHVVEGSDSILARANQALATLERYRSRLDEVTGTLSALEIEDLVTLRDVASVLQRLEMVRRISAEISGYVVELGADGRLLSLQLDELVSGIGGDRELVVRDYLTGPAGSETAVRTGRSVQGVLEDLSALTDSRLVDLEALSRVLGLLGDGDTLDSPASPRGYRLLSKVPRLPAVVVERLVTHYDGLQKLLAASTDDLMGVGGVGEHRARAVREGLSRLAESSILERYV
- a CDS encoding DUF7800 domain-containing protein, whose translation is MTADGPAGGVLEGVPELVLGPMLRHVDATSATLWFETSGPCTVCVEVGGGVLDAPVTASGSTWGVHGHHYAILVVRGLPEASELPYRVHLAEPAGPDAAHPPASRRVWPPASPDSELAAFPPSTVRTAHADGKLRLAFGSCRRSEPLDAAGVAAVGPDALVELAHRMAFPPAQGPALERPDVLLMLGDQLYADEPSAPIRERLRQARRDPDVAGQEEVAEEICTFEEYTWLYTESWSVAPVRWLLSTVPTCMLLDDHDLRDDWNTSQAWREEVRRQPWFDDRVRGALGSYWVYQHLGNLSPAELDREELLAAITAADDDDARSTLLDDYAERADSDPDTARWSYVRDFGRTSADGSDAHGGVRLVAVDCRCSRRLDPGDRAILDDAEWEWVQRQAQPGAPVDHLLLASTLPALMVPAFSDVEAWNEALVAGRWGRWLQRPGEALRQAVDLEHWPAFGSSLHDLLRLLARVAGGPRPPATVLLLSGDVHCSYTARAQLDGVVGSPTAVHQLVMSPFRNPLKPALRVANRLAGQAPVRALAALLARVARVERPPATWEVEEGPWFDNGVMTVVLDGRSARLEVDHVRVDRSGRWLRRTLHRTLV